The following proteins come from a genomic window of Nitrospira sp.:
- a CDS encoding Ribosomal protein L11 methyltransferase has translation MKESLSRFINFGMAMATDWIDVCIQECFDAGELLSRLDDPDIQGAWEDEGFVHLYWPADQWNETRLAAVRLVLADLAPWIGDVPISVRQVPDQNWNEAWARSVKALRIGRLIIRPSWEPVALSPKDIEIVLDPKQAFGTGHHATTRMMLEWLQKEIHGGEVVLDVGTGSAILAMAAVKLGAASAIGVEVDSVAVDCAREYVVQNGLKDRIEILCGSLVDLPQEKRKVAELVLANLDRQTILDLAGDLVSSASEGARIMVSGILVEQQLEIVDRFSGLGLACSERREDEGWVAMKFFRPESCDAEA, from the coding sequence ATGAAAGAGAGCCTGTCGCGTTTCATCAATTTCGGAATGGCAATGGCGACCGACTGGATTGACGTCTGTATTCAAGAATGCTTCGATGCAGGCGAGTTGCTGAGTCGTCTTGATGATCCCGACATCCAGGGCGCTTGGGAAGATGAAGGATTCGTCCATCTCTATTGGCCGGCGGACCAATGGAACGAAACACGGCTTGCTGCGGTTCGCCTGGTCCTGGCAGATCTCGCACCATGGATCGGGGACGTTCCGATCTCGGTACGACAGGTGCCGGATCAAAATTGGAACGAGGCATGGGCTCGCTCCGTGAAAGCGCTTCGCATCGGTCGATTGATCATTCGTCCGAGTTGGGAGCCGGTCGCGCTGAGCCCAAAGGATATCGAAATCGTGCTTGACCCTAAACAGGCGTTCGGCACTGGCCACCATGCGACCACTCGCATGATGCTGGAATGGCTGCAAAAGGAAATCCACGGTGGAGAAGTGGTCCTGGATGTGGGGACGGGTAGCGCGATTCTGGCCATGGCCGCAGTCAAGCTCGGCGCAGCATCCGCTATTGGAGTCGAGGTTGATTCTGTTGCGGTGGATTGTGCGAGAGAGTATGTCGTACAGAATGGATTAAAAGACCGGATTGAAATCCTCTGCGGTAGCTTGGTTGATTTGCCGCAAGAAAAGCGAAAGGTCGCGGAGCTTGTGCTGGCTAATCTCGATCGGCAGACGATTTTGGACCTTGCCGGCGATTTAGTGAGCTCGGCATCGGAAGGAGCGAGAATCATGGTCTCCGGTATTCTCGTCGAGCAGCAGCTCGAGATCGTTGACCGGTTTTCCGGTCTCGGTTTGGCGTGCTCGGAACGCCGTGAAGATGAAGGTTGGGTGGCGATGAAATTCTTCAGGCCGGAATCCTGCGACGCAGAGGCGTAA